Proteins encoded in a region of the Macrobrachium rosenbergii isolate ZJJX-2024 chromosome 34, ASM4041242v1, whole genome shotgun sequence genome:
- the LOC136856073 gene encoding LOW QUALITY PROTEIN: putative phospholipase B-like 2 (The sequence of the model RefSeq protein was modified relative to this genomic sequence to represent the inferred CDS: deleted 1 base in 1 codon), translating to MIEGLFVSLLLISSASAHILSITYDGTSYEIHDGVVVDDWVARGNFTDTTFEDGFAYLELQSSSAYDDKVQAYAAGLAEGALTHEMIYNHYRNTMEGYCTDKPMGYCERLHTYLDENDQWLQSAIAELGADDPVFHQSDLILLQIDGMNDGYNRVAKDPIEADSILMMNLMGDLDDLELALDPTIRDMTSEEWVAAGNTPKDGRCSGLIKVLPDNSDIYVSQVTWNHYSSMLRILKKYTNPFRAAGGSSPEEVVPGHTISFSSYPGMLFSGDDFHIISSGLVSLETTIGNSNPQLWQYVQPKGQILEWMRTIIANRMATDGESWVSFFSGYNSGTYNNQWMVVDYNLFQPGEPIRPGTLVVAEQIPSYFEAGDETDLLVLQSYFGSYNIAFYENVFNLSGCIPLVESYGDWFTYNKHPRALIFARDHTRVTDMDSMYSLMRYNDYKNDPLSKCDCDPPYSAENGISARSDLNPVDGKFPFSALEHRMHGGTDVKITNYEMAKNFLFLTVNGPTSEQQPVFRWSEQAEIDKEPHYGHPDEFKFSPVTHEWVW from the exons ATGATTGAGGGACTCTTTGTCTCACTCCTGCTCATCAGCAGTGCTTCAGCCCACATCCTCAGCATCACCTACGACGGGACGAGTTATGAGATCCACGACGGAGTCGTAGTGGACGATTGGGTGGCCAGGGGGAATTTCACTGACACGACCTTTGAAGATGG ATTTGCCTACCTAGAACTTCAGAGCAGCTCTGCCTACGACGACAAGGTTCAGGCCTACGCTGCCGGCTTAGCCGAGGGAGCCCTCACCCATGAGATGATTTACAATCACTACAG GAATACCATGGAGGGGTACTGCACAGACAAACCCATGGGGTATTGCGAAAGACTGCACACCTACCTGGACGAAAATGACCAATGGCTG CAGTCAGCAATAGCTGAGTTAGGGGCTGATGATCCAGTATTTCACCAG TCAGACCTGATTCTACTTCAAATAGACGGCATGAACGATGGGTACAACCGTGTGGCCAAAGACCCCATTGAGGCTGACAGTATATT GATGATGAATCTCATGGGAGACTTAGACGACCTCGAGTTGGCTCTGGATCCTACGATAAGGGACATGACCAGTGAAGAATGGGTGGCGGCTGGAAACACGCCAAAAGATGGACGCTGCTCAGGTCTCATCAAGGTCCTTCCCGACAACTCCGACATCTACGTTTCGCAAGTGACCTGGAATCA TTATTCTTCCATGCTGAGAATCCTTAAGAAGTACACCAACCCATTCCGTGCAGCTGGGGGCTCTTCGCCAGAAGAAGTAGTTCCTGGCCACaccatttccttttcatcataCCCTGGAATGCTGTTCTCTGGGGATGACTTCCACATCATTTCCTCTGGGTTAGTTAGCCTGGAAACCACAATTGGCAACAGTAACCCACAACTCTGGCAGTACGTGCAACCAAAAGGCCAG ATCCTGGAATGGATGAGAACAATCATCGCCAATCGCATGGCCACTGACGGTGAAAGCTGGGTATCATTCTTCAGTGGATATAACAGTGGTACCTACAACAATCAGTGGATGGTTGTTGACTACAACCTCTTTCAACCAGGCGAGCCTATCAG GCCTGGTACCTTGGTGGTTGCTGAGCAAATCCCTAGCTATTTCGAAGCAGGGGACGAAACTGACCTCCTGGTTCTGCAGTCTTACTTTGGCAGTTACAACATTGCCTTCTATGAGAACGTTTTTAACCTGAGCGGATGCATCCCCCTGGTTGAGAGCTACGGAGACTGGTTCACCTACAACAAGCACCCGAGGGCTCTGATCTTTGCACGCGACCACACCCGTGTGACGGACATGGACTCCATGTACAGCCTAATGCGCTACAACGACTACAAGAACGACCCTCTGTCTAAGTGTGACTGCGACCCTCCCTACAGCGCGGAGAACGGCATCTCGGCCAGGAGCGACCTAAACCCCGTCGATGGCAAATTCCCGTTCTCTGCGCTGGAACACAGGATGCACGGCGGCACTGACGTCAAGATCACCAACTATGAGATGGCCAAGAACTTCCTCTTCCTTACCGTCAATGGGCCGACCTCTGAGCAGCAGCCTGTGTTCAGATGGAGTGAGCAAGCGGAGATTGACAAGGAGCCACATTATGGACATCCGGACGAATTCAAGTTTTCACCAGTCACTCACGAGTGGGTGTGGTAA